One Glycine max cultivar Williams 82 chromosome 1, Glycine_max_v4.0, whole genome shotgun sequence genomic window, CCCACCAACGTTCACCTTGCACTTGATATAACTATAGCCACCATAAGCTGAAGAAACAGTTTTGCAACAAAGGCTGCAAACACAGTCACGACAAAACCCAGGTTCAGAACAACAGATATCCCAAGGCATGGTTAGTGAATATTTTTCAACTTCTTCTAACACCAGACTAGTGCACTTCTTATTACTTGCTTTACACTTGACATACGCTTCTTGTGCTATCTGTTGAAGAGATACAACAGCTATAGGCACTTCATTGCCTGTCTGTGATACAGAACAGCATAGGTAGTTATTTAGCAATGTGATATCATCTTAATAAGCAAAATAAACACAACATTATGGTGCTGGAACATCTGAAAAAGTGGTGATGTGGGTCTTCAAAGTGGCCTTCCTGTTACACAAAGACTGAGACTTTTCAAGTTGTTCTtgtcaaaataaacaactaaagTGGTATTTTGTTGAGAATAATTTATTgtgaaaaatgttaattaatatataatgaaattttttaacgataataataataataaatcatttagaatttttaattattatataaattaaattttatttgatatttatttttcaaatgtagatattttaattttagaaatttcatcaaattatagAATTGGGTTGGGGCTAAGTCTTAATTTATGGGCCTATGAATGAACTGTGTCCTTATAGAGGAGTAAGTAACATAGAGAACAGAGCGTGAGTCACAGTCGTATGTTATCCACAAAACCAACAGCAACACAAATCGTAATTGATGGCTGTGCAAGCTTTCTATCACTTAGGGTCACCGCTGACGTCACAGTCACACTTTCCATCACCCCCTCTCCGACTCACACTCACTGCTTCCGCGCCCTTCAAGCCCCGACCCCTCGCTTCCATCGGAATCTCGCCGCTCCCGGAGAGGCGCCGGATGCCGGTGGCCGGCGCCGTGGAGGAAAGCCAAGAGAGTTCCGAACCGGAAGCGGAAGCGGATTTGGCATCGGAACTGAAGAAGGCGATGGCGGagaggaaagagaaagaagaggagAACATGTTGAGCGGAGTGGCGCGTGAGATCGACGAGATTGAATGGCCCGCGTTCGGGAAAGTATTGGGTACCACCGGCGTTG contains:
- the LOC102665921 gene encoding preprotein translocase subunit SECE1, with amino-acid sequence MAVQAFYHLGSPLTSQSHFPSPPLRLTLTASAPFKPRPLASIGISPLPERRRMPVAGAVEESQESSEPEAEADLASELKKAMAERKEKEEENMLSGVAREIDEIEWPAFGKVLGTTGVVLSVIFGSSVVLLSVNAVLAEISDRVFAGKGIQDFFT